From one Phoenix dactylifera cultivar Barhee BC4 unplaced genomic scaffold, palm_55x_up_171113_PBpolish2nd_filt_p 000285F, whole genome shotgun sequence genomic stretch:
- the LOC103695943 gene encoding uncharacterized protein At1g03900 isoform X2 yields MEEQHQAAAGKETEEAEAVELVLFQVNECYVYLIPPRKSAASYRADEWNVNKWNWEGALKVVSKGEECIIRLEDKTTGELYARAFLREGEPHPVEPVIDSSRYFVLRVEEDIDGRRRHAFIGLGFRERPEAYDFQAALYDHMKYLNKKKTAEEMEQHYQTTSSVDYSLKEGETLVLQIKNKGGHRGKPASVEQGLSNLSLNEKAANKEVPMCLKPPPPPPGPLSPVSPVGRPQRSSTSDASVHSKFEFPSDSEESSSTTEKSAEDFPEDDFGDFQAAV; encoded by the exons ATGGAAGAACAGCATCAAGCCGCCGCGGGGAAAGAGACCGAAGAGGCCGAAGCCGTCGAACTCGTCCTGTTCCAAGTCAACGAGTGCTACGTCTATTTG ATACCTCCGAGGAAGAGCGCAGCTTCCTACAG GGCTGATGAGTGGAATGTGAACAAATGGAACTGGGAAGGGGCGCTAAAAGTTGTTAGCAAGGGGGAGGAGTGTATTATTAGACTGGAAGACAAGACTACAG GAGAACTTTATGCTAGAGCATTTCTGAGAGAGGGTGAGCCACATCCAGTGGAGCCTGTAATTGACAGCAGCAG ATACTTTGTGCTTCGAGTTGAAGAAGATATAG ATGGTCGCCGACGGCATGCTTTCATTGGTTTGGGTTTCCGAGAAAGGCCGGAAGCTTATGACTTTCAAGCTGCTCTCTATGACCATATGAA ATatttaaacaaaaagaaaacagcTGAAGAGATGGAACAGCATTATCAGACTACATCATCAGTTGATTATAGTCTAAAAGAAGGCGAAACTCTGGTGCTCCAAATAAAAAAT AAAGGAGGCCACCGAGGAAAGCCTGCATCTGTTGAGCAAGGCCTCAGCAATCTCTCATTAAATGAGAAGGCAGCCAACAAAGAGGTTCCAATGTGCCTGAAACCTCCTCCTCCCCCGCCTGGACCCCTTTCTCCTGTTTCTCCCGTCGGTCGCCCTCAGAGATCATCAACCAGCGATGCCAGTGTACATTCTAAATTCGAATTTCCATCTGATTCCGAAGAATCATCTTCTACCACAGAAAAGAGTGCTGAGGATTTCCCAGAAGATGACTTTGGGGATTTTCAGGCAGCTGTCTGA
- the LOC103695943 gene encoding uncharacterized protein At1g03900 isoform X1, which translates to MEEQHQAAAGKETEEAEAVELVLFQVNECYVYLIPPRKSAASYRADEWNVNKWNWEGALKVVSKGEECIIRLEDKTTGAGELYARAFLREGEPHPVEPVIDSSRYFVLRVEEDIDGRRRHAFIGLGFRERPEAYDFQAALYDHMKYLNKKKTAEEMEQHYQTTSSVDYSLKEGETLVLQIKNKGGHRGKPASVEQGLSNLSLNEKAANKEVPMCLKPPPPPPGPLSPVSPVGRPQRSSTSDASVHSKFEFPSDSEESSSTTEKSAEDFPEDDFGDFQAAV; encoded by the exons ATGGAAGAACAGCATCAAGCCGCCGCGGGGAAAGAGACCGAAGAGGCCGAAGCCGTCGAACTCGTCCTGTTCCAAGTCAACGAGTGCTACGTCTATTTG ATACCTCCGAGGAAGAGCGCAGCTTCCTACAG GGCTGATGAGTGGAATGTGAACAAATGGAACTGGGAAGGGGCGCTAAAAGTTGTTAGCAAGGGGGAGGAGTGTATTATTAGACTGGAAGACAAGACTACAGGTGCAG GAGAACTTTATGCTAGAGCATTTCTGAGAGAGGGTGAGCCACATCCAGTGGAGCCTGTAATTGACAGCAGCAG ATACTTTGTGCTTCGAGTTGAAGAAGATATAG ATGGTCGCCGACGGCATGCTTTCATTGGTTTGGGTTTCCGAGAAAGGCCGGAAGCTTATGACTTTCAAGCTGCTCTCTATGACCATATGAA ATatttaaacaaaaagaaaacagcTGAAGAGATGGAACAGCATTATCAGACTACATCATCAGTTGATTATAGTCTAAAAGAAGGCGAAACTCTGGTGCTCCAAATAAAAAAT AAAGGAGGCCACCGAGGAAAGCCTGCATCTGTTGAGCAAGGCCTCAGCAATCTCTCATTAAATGAGAAGGCAGCCAACAAAGAGGTTCCAATGTGCCTGAAACCTCCTCCTCCCCCGCCTGGACCCCTTTCTCCTGTTTCTCCCGTCGGTCGCCCTCAGAGATCATCAACCAGCGATGCCAGTGTACATTCTAAATTCGAATTTCCATCTGATTCCGAAGAATCATCTTCTACCACAGAAAAGAGTGCTGAGGATTTCCCAGAAGATGACTTTGGGGATTTTCAGGCAGCTGTCTGA
- the LOC103695942 gene encoding UBP1-associated protein 2C-like produces the protein MDPNLKKRKSDENGAVVASPASLMPEDARKVVEPFTREQLLDIVQDAMCRDAGVLDAVRAIADRDPAQRKLFIRGLGWETTTEALRNLFSSYGELEEAVVIVDKATGKSKGYGFITFRHIDGALLALKEPSKKIDGRMTVTQLAAAGTAGPTAAAPPAVDVSLRKIYVGNVPADMPSDRLLAHFSSYGEIEEGPLGFDKQTGKFRGFALFVYKTAEGARASLVDATKDIDGHHLVCKLAIDGKKGKAGAPAAGGAAPVGGVHGQPMGGGVDVGGDGLGMGHQSSLPGSLSSQYGGPGSGISSFGGYSGGGIPGAAGLGQHHHPNSSLPSSIGAGTPGLSSVGSQVPSALAGAGAGAGAGAGGYGGGFGGPYGSSSQYGGPGYGGFGGGSSLYRMPPSSVGMPSGGYPESGHYPLSSSAYQSQHHPPTGSSPGPRVPSGGGLYQNINPFY, from the coding sequence ATGGATCCCAACTTGAAGAAGCGCAAGTCCGACGAGAACGGCGCCGTCGTGGCCTCTCCGGCGAGTCTGATGCCCGAGGACGCCCGCAAGGTCGTGGAGCCCTTCACACGCGAGCAACTCCTCGACATCGTCCAGGATGCCATGTGCCGTGACGCCGGCGTCCTCGACGCCGTCCGGGCCATCGCCGACAGGGACCCAGCCCAGCGCAAGCTCTTCATCCGAGGCCTCGGTTGGGAGACCACCACCGAGGCTCTCCGCAACCTCTTCTCCTCGTACGGCGAGCTCGAGGAGGCCGTCGTCATCGTTGACAAGGCCACGGGAAAGAGCAAGGGCTACGGCTTCATCACCTTCCGCCACATTGATGGCGCTCTCCTTGCCCTCAAGGAACCCTCCAAGAAGATCGACGGCCGCATGACCGTCACCCAGCTCGCCGCCGCCGGCACCGCCGGCCCCACCGCCGCCGCCCCTCCTGCCGTCGACGTCTCCCTGCGCAAGATCTATGTCGGAAACGTCCCCGCTGACATGCCCTCCGACCGCCTCCTCGCCCACTTCTCCTCCTACGGGGAGATTGAGGAGGGGCCTCTGGGGTTTGACAAGCAGACGGGCAAGTTCCGGGGGTTCGCCCTCTTTGTCTACAAGACAGCCGAGGGAGCTCGGGCGTCGCTTGTCGACGCCACCAAGGACATCGATGGGCACCATCTGGTGTGCAAACTTGCGATTGACGGGAAGAAGGGGAAGGCGGGGGCTCCAGCCGCCGGTGGTGCTGCTCCGGTGGGTGGAGTCCATGGCCAGCCAATGGGAGGCGGGGTTGATGTCGGTGGGGATGGGCTCGGAATGGGTCACCAGTCCTCTTTGCCAGGTTCTCTGTCGAGTCAATACGGAGGACCAGGCAGTGGGATCTCTTCTTTTGGGGGTTACTCTGGCGGTGGGATACCAGGTGCTGCTGGTCTGGGTCAACATCATCACCCGAACTCATCCTTGCCATCATCGATTGGAGCGGGCACTCCCGGTCTCTCATCGGTTGGAAGCCAGGTGCCTTCGGCTCTAGCTGGTGCTGGTGCTGGAGCTGGAGCTGGAGCTGGAGGTTATGGAGGGGGTTTTGGGGGTCCTTATGGGTCTTCCTCGCAGTATGGTGGTCCTGGTTATGGTGGTTTTGGCGGAGGATCATCTTTGTACCGCATGCCACCAAGCTCTGTTGGGATGCCTTCTGGGGGTTATCCTGAGAGCGGGCATTACCCGCTGTCATCATCTGCTTACCAGAGCCAACACCACCCACCGACTGGTTCATCTCCTGGACCTAGGGTTCCGAGTGGAGGGGGGCTTTACCAGAACATAAACCCTTTCTACTAG